From a single Larimichthys crocea isolate SSNF chromosome XIII, L_crocea_2.0, whole genome shotgun sequence genomic region:
- the sostdc1b gene encoding sclerostin domain-containing protein 1 — translation MLRRASALLALLLLLLMMMRKSSSAVHNDATESLNTQPVPDTQEEPVQEDTNQANNGGRRQPDSARNGPDQSQVGCRELRSTKYISDGQCTSVNPIKELVCAGECLPAHLLPNWIGGGGYTGRYWSRRDAQEWRCVIDRTRTQRIRLQCQDGSSRTYKITVVTSCKCKRYNRQQNDSGHKDTTVHSGKQKKSQRKAVLPEERAETTDN, via the exons ATGCTCCGTCGTGCCAGCGCACTCCtcgcgctgctgctgcttctgctgatgatgatgaggaagagcAGCTCAGCTGTTCACAACGACGCCACAGAGTCACTTAACACTCAGCCGGTCCCAGACACTCAAGAAGAACCGGTCCAGGAAGACACGAATCAGGCGAACAACGGAGGGAGGCGGCAGCCTGACTCTGCGCGTAATG GCCCAGACCAGAGCCAGGTTGGCTGCAGGGAGCTGAGGTCCACCAAGTACATCTCTGATGGCCAGTGCACCAGTGTCAACCCCATCAAGGAGCTGGTGTGCGCTGGAGAGTGTCTGCCGGCTCACTTGCTTCCCAACTGGATCGGGGGTGGAGGTTACACTGGTAGGTACTGGAGCCGCCGTGACGCCCAGGAGTGGCGCTGCGTCATTGACCGGACCAGGACCCAGCGGATCCGGCTGCAGTGTCAGGACGGCAGCTCCAGGACCTACAAGATAACTGTGGTGACCTCCTGCAAATGCAAGCGCTACAACCGACAGCAGAATGACTCAGGACACAAGGACACAACTGTCCACAGTGGTAAACAGAAGAAGAGTCAGCGGAAGGCTGTACTGCCTGAGGAAAGAGCAGAGACAACTGACAACTAA